Proteins encoded in a region of the Dendropsophus ebraccatus isolate aDenEbr1 chromosome 11, aDenEbr1.pat, whole genome shotgun sequence genome:
- the LOC138767584 gene encoding zinc finger protein 8-like isoform X2, producing MAECDTDSESSHALDGEESIKSDNLTVRFSVEELESHEERQKESCKSGTTKIHQSPTLVGYIYVKPEIVSRIHRGEELCVRSNLYSQKWNCKTSSSTSRCKSDKFEEDSRTVVNSSNTSSEDNRCAQQDYNQRERQVLHVKSFHSGPCINSAPVNTVCKVESPSNSNAALRKPCMSTLPLKYASANSISNQIREEHGTEKEASCTRQSPVTPQKTRTRRKHFMSGRGTNGDSSEPKIITPGTKAKPAKSYTCTVCGKSFTQNASLIIHHRTHTGERPHVCKECGKSFISSAYLVMHQRIHTGERPYVCKECGKSFINSSNLIIHRRVHTGERPYVCNECGKSFRHSSDLVRHQKVHTGERPYTCTECGKCFFRSSHLIRHRRVHTKM from the exons ATGGCTGAGTGTGACACAGACAGTGAGAGCAGCCACGCTTTAGATGGGGAG GAATCAATAAAATCAGATAATCTCACGGTGCGTTTCTCGGTAGAGGAGCTGGAATCACATGAAGAGAGACAAAAGGAATCTTGCAAGAGTGGGACAACAAAGATCCACCAAAGTCCAACCTTAGTGG GTTACATTTATGTGAAGCCAGAGATAGTATCGCGGATTCACCGAGGAGAGGAGCTGTGTGTGCGGAGCAATTTGTATTCACAAAAGTGGAACTGCAAAACTAGTTCTTCCACAA gTAGATGTAAAAGTGACAAGTTTGAGGAAGACTCCAGGACTGTGGTAAATTCTTCCAATACTTCATCAGAAGATAATAGATGTGCACAGCAAGATTATAACCAAAGAGAGAGACAGGTGCTTCATGTTAAAAGCTTCCACAGTGGACCGTGCATTAATTCCGCTCCAGTAAATACAGTTTGCAAAGTAGAAAGCCCTTCCAATTCCAATGCTGCTTTGAGGAAACCATGTATGTCAACGCTCCCGCTAAAGTACGCTAGTGCCAACTCCATAAGTAATCAGATACGAGAGGAACATGGCACAGAAAAGGAGGCCTCATGTACTAGACAATCGCCTGTGACCCCACAGAAAACTCGCACCCGGAGGAAACATTTCATGAGCGGCCGGGGCACAAATGGTGACTCTTCAGAGCCTAAAATAATAACGCCAGGAACTAAAGCTAAACCTGCTAAGTCGTATACCTGCACAGTGTGCGGCAAGAGTTTTACCCAAAATGCCAGTCTCATCATCCATCACCGGACACACACAGGGGAAAGACCCCATGTCTGTAAGGAGTGTGGGAAAAGCTTTATCAGTAGCGCCTACTTAGTCATGCACCAGAGAATCCACACGGGAGAACGGCCCTATGTTTGCAAGGAGTGCGGGAAAAGCTTTATAAACAGTTCCAATCTCATCATCCATAGGAGAGTGCATACCGGAGAACGTCCCTATGTGTGCAATGAGTGCGGCAAGAGCTTCCGCCACAGCTCCGATCTCGTCAGGCACCAAAAAGTCCACACTGGAGAGAGGCCCTACACCTGCACCGAGTGTGGGAAGTGCTTTTTCCGAAGCTCTCACCTTATCCGACACCGAAGGGTCCATACAAAGATGTAG
- the LOC138767584 gene encoding zinc finger protein 8-like isoform X1, giving the protein MAECDTDSESSHALDGEVNVDAVTRTDTEQESIKSDNLTVRFSVEELESHEERQKESCKSGTTKIHQSPTLVGYIYVKPEIVSRIHRGEELCVRSNLYSQKWNCKTSSSTSRCKSDKFEEDSRTVVNSSNTSSEDNRCAQQDYNQRERQVLHVKSFHSGPCINSAPVNTVCKVESPSNSNAALRKPCMSTLPLKYASANSISNQIREEHGTEKEASCTRQSPVTPQKTRTRRKHFMSGRGTNGDSSEPKIITPGTKAKPAKSYTCTVCGKSFTQNASLIIHHRTHTGERPHVCKECGKSFISSAYLVMHQRIHTGERPYVCKECGKSFINSSNLIIHRRVHTGERPYVCNECGKSFRHSSDLVRHQKVHTGERPYTCTECGKCFFRSSHLIRHRRVHTKM; this is encoded by the exons ATGGCTGAGTGTGACACAGACAGTGAGAGCAGCCACGCTTTAGATGGGGAG GTTAATGTCGACGCTGTTACACGCACCGACACTGAGCAG GAATCAATAAAATCAGATAATCTCACGGTGCGTTTCTCGGTAGAGGAGCTGGAATCACATGAAGAGAGACAAAAGGAATCTTGCAAGAGTGGGACAACAAAGATCCACCAAAGTCCAACCTTAGTGG GTTACATTTATGTGAAGCCAGAGATAGTATCGCGGATTCACCGAGGAGAGGAGCTGTGTGTGCGGAGCAATTTGTATTCACAAAAGTGGAACTGCAAAACTAGTTCTTCCACAA gTAGATGTAAAAGTGACAAGTTTGAGGAAGACTCCAGGACTGTGGTAAATTCTTCCAATACTTCATCAGAAGATAATAGATGTGCACAGCAAGATTATAACCAAAGAGAGAGACAGGTGCTTCATGTTAAAAGCTTCCACAGTGGACCGTGCATTAATTCCGCTCCAGTAAATACAGTTTGCAAAGTAGAAAGCCCTTCCAATTCCAATGCTGCTTTGAGGAAACCATGTATGTCAACGCTCCCGCTAAAGTACGCTAGTGCCAACTCCATAAGTAATCAGATACGAGAGGAACATGGCACAGAAAAGGAGGCCTCATGTACTAGACAATCGCCTGTGACCCCACAGAAAACTCGCACCCGGAGGAAACATTTCATGAGCGGCCGGGGCACAAATGGTGACTCTTCAGAGCCTAAAATAATAACGCCAGGAACTAAAGCTAAACCTGCTAAGTCGTATACCTGCACAGTGTGCGGCAAGAGTTTTACCCAAAATGCCAGTCTCATCATCCATCACCGGACACACACAGGGGAAAGACCCCATGTCTGTAAGGAGTGTGGGAAAAGCTTTATCAGTAGCGCCTACTTAGTCATGCACCAGAGAATCCACACGGGAGAACGGCCCTATGTTTGCAAGGAGTGCGGGAAAAGCTTTATAAACAGTTCCAATCTCATCATCCATAGGAGAGTGCATACCGGAGAACGTCCCTATGTGTGCAATGAGTGCGGCAAGAGCTTCCGCCACAGCTCCGATCTCGTCAGGCACCAAAAAGTCCACACTGGAGAGAGGCCCTACACCTGCACCGAGTGTGGGAAGTGCTTTTTCCGAAGCTCTCACCTTATCCGACACCGAAGGGTCCATACAAAGATGTAG